A genomic segment from Marinobacter subterrani encodes:
- a CDS encoding type IV pilus biogenesis protein PilM: protein MTRSSLLNKLTGMFRGSRERCRVCLEIRPDGIAWAASGGPDSGRFGFFDCLPAKRQVVLDELVADRGWMGSPTTLILPLEQYQVFQMERPEGVEESELGDALKWKLKDFLDFSPSDSVSDVFPFPRDASRGRGELVNVVAARKSLVSELVALVRKAGLELDRVDIAELALRNLVCRLDEHKRGAALVHLKDNYGQMVICKDDTLYLSRRLDVTSADLRDAGRQESAVQSLALEMQRSLDYYESQLGQVPPATIRLVARDSMLPLASMLSSYVAAGVETLDWRKVGLESDLDSRCLAAWSAGLPLPEARPS, encoded by the coding sequence ATGACACGAAGTTCTCTGCTCAACAAGCTAACCGGCATGTTCAGGGGTTCACGGGAGCGTTGCCGTGTCTGCCTGGAAATACGCCCTGATGGCATTGCCTGGGCTGCTTCGGGCGGGCCCGATTCGGGGCGGTTCGGATTTTTCGATTGCCTGCCGGCAAAGCGCCAGGTTGTTCTGGATGAGCTGGTGGCGGACCGTGGCTGGATGGGTTCGCCCACGACTCTGATTCTGCCGCTGGAGCAGTACCAGGTGTTTCAGATGGAGCGCCCGGAAGGTGTCGAAGAATCCGAATTGGGCGACGCCCTGAAATGGAAGCTCAAGGATTTTCTCGATTTCAGCCCCTCGGATTCGGTTTCCGATGTGTTTCCGTTTCCACGGGATGCTTCCCGTGGCCGGGGTGAACTGGTCAATGTGGTCGCTGCCAGAAAATCACTGGTTTCCGAACTTGTGGCGCTGGTCCGGAAAGCCGGCCTGGAGCTGGACCGAGTCGATATCGCCGAGCTGGCGTTGCGCAACCTGGTGTGCCGGCTGGACGAGCATAAACGGGGCGCGGCTCTGGTTCACCTGAAAGACAACTACGGCCAGATGGTGATCTGCAAGGACGACACTCTGTACCTGTCACGGCGTCTCGATGTGACGTCTGCGGATCTTCGGGACGCTGGCCGGCAGGAATCCGCGGTTCAGTCTCTGGCGCTGGAAATGCAGCGGTCGCTGGATTATTACGAAAGCCAGCTCGGCCAGGTGCCGCCGGCAACGATCCGCCTGGTTGCCCGCGACAGTATGTTGCCGCTGGCCTCAATGCTTTCCTCCTACGTGGCTGCCGGGGTCGAGACGCTGGACTGGCGCAAGGTTGGCCTGGAATCGGATCTGGACAGTCGTTGCCTTGCGGCCTGGAGTGCTGGCCTGCCCCTGCCGGAGGCCAGGCCATCATGA
- the rplQ gene encoding 50S ribosomal protein L17, producing MRHRKSGRKFSRTSAHRKAMFRNMTASLVEHELIKTTLPKAKELRRVAEPLITLSKNDSVANRRLAFARLRDDAAVAKLFDELGPRYNERPGGYLRILKCGFRAGDNAPMAFVELVGRPLDIEAEEVDDEE from the coding sequence ATGCGTCATCGTAAGAGTGGTCGTAAGTTCAGTAGGACCAGTGCGCATCGCAAGGCCATGTTCCGTAACATGACTGCGTCACTGGTTGAACACGAGCTGATCAAAACAACGCTGCCGAAAGCCAAAGAGCTTCGCCGGGTAGCTGAGCCTTTGATCACGCTTTCCAAGAATGATTCGGTCGCGAATCGTCGTCTGGCGTTTGCGCGCCTGCGTGACGATGCAGCGGTTGCCAAGCTTTTTGATGAGCTTGGCCCCCGTTACAACGAGCGTCCGGGTGGATACCTTCGTATCTTGAAGTGCGGCTTCCGTGCCGGCGACAATGCCCCTATGGCATTTGTTGAGCTGGTTGGTCGCCCGCTGGATATCGAAGCGGAAGAAGTGGACGACGAGGAGTAA
- the rpsD gene encoding 30S ribosomal protein S4 has product MARYIGPKCKLSRREGTDLFLKSGVRALDSKCNIETPPGMHGARRGRLSEYGVQLREKQKVRRIYGVLEKQFRNYYKEAARGKGATGENLLQLLEGRLDNVVYRMGFGSTRAESRQLVSHKAILVNDKVVNIPSYQVKPGDVVSVREKAKNQLRVKGALDLSSSRAPVSWVEVDANKMSGVYSSVPERTELPADINENLIVELYSK; this is encoded by the coding sequence ATGGCTCGTTATATAGGCCCGAAGTGCAAGCTGTCTCGTCGTGAAGGGACAGATCTTTTTCTGAAGAGCGGTGTTCGCGCGCTCGATTCCAAGTGCAACATCGAGACTCCGCCGGGTATGCACGGCGCGCGTCGCGGTCGTCTGTCCGAGTACGGCGTACAGCTTCGTGAAAAGCAGAAGGTCCGTCGTATCTACGGCGTGCTGGAGAAGCAGTTCCGTAACTACTACAAGGAGGCCGCACGAGGTAAAGGTGCGACTGGTGAAAACCTGCTGCAACTTCTGGAAGGCCGTCTGGATAACGTTGTATATCGCATGGGTTTTGGTTCTACCCGTGCTGAGTCCCGTCAGCTCGTTTCTCACAAGGCGATCCTGGTGAACGACAAGGTAGTGAACATCCCGTCCTACCAGGTCAAGCCGGGTGATGTTGTGAGTGTTCGCGAGAAGGCAAAGAACCAGCTGCGTGTAAAAGGCGCACTGGATCTGTCTTCAAGCCGTGCACCGGTGAGCTGGGTAGAGGTCGACGCCAACAAGATGTCCGGCGTTTACAGTTCAGTGCCCGAGCGTACTGAATTGCCGGCCGACATCAACGAGAACCTCATCGTCGAGCTTTACTCCAAGTAA
- the uvrA gene encoding excinuclease ABC subunit UvrA, which translates to MDHIQIKGARTHNLKNIDLDMPRDKLIVITGLSGSGKSSLAFDTLYAEGQRRYVESLSTYARQFLSMMEKPDVDHIEGLSPAISIEQKSTSHNPRSTVGTITEIYDYLRLLFARAGEPRCPDHGQPLEAQTVSQMVDQVVAMPEDSKLMILAPVIRDRKGEHLQVIETMRSQGFIRMRVDGTVYDIDDVPELDKKRKHQIDVVVDRFKVKPGLEQRLAESFETALGLSDGIALVAPMTGEGEEHTFSSRYACTQCGYALSELEPRLFSFNNPAGACPTCDGLGVKQFFDPEKIVQHPEATLASGAIKGWDRRAVYYFQMLGSVAEHYGIDLETPWADLPEDFRNVLLFGSGSEDIPFRYVNSRGHIMEKAHPFEGILPNLERRYRETDSQSMREELARNLSTQPCKVCQGSRLRRSARHVFIEEHNISDVTHLPVGEAHDYFETLALPGRKGEIAEKILKEVRQRLQFLVNVGLEYLTLERSADTLSGGEAQRIRLASQIGAGLVGVMYILDEPSIGLHQRDNDRLLATLTHLRDLGNTVIVVEHDEDAIRAADHVIDIGPGAGIHGGRVIGQGTPQQIIDNPDSLTGQYLSGTREIAIPKERNRGNGKTLALSGATGNNLRDVTLNLPLGVMTCITGVSGSGKSTLINSTLYPVAAAKLNKATSLNHAPYQTLKGLDHLDKVIDIDQSPIGRTPRSNPATYTGLFTPIRELFAGTQEARSRGYKPGRFSFNVKGGRCEACQGDGMIKVEMHFLPDVYVPCDVCKGKRYNRETLEVRYKGKNINEVLQMTVEEGREFFDAVPFLARKLQTLMDVGLSYIRLGQSAVTLSGGEAQRVKLAKELSKRDTGKTLYILDEPTTGLHFYDIQQLLNVLERLRDHGNTIVVIEHNLDVIKTADWIIDLGPEGGSGGGQIIAEGTPEEVAGNPASHTGRYLKPMLAKA; encoded by the coding sequence ATGGACCATATCCAGATCAAAGGGGCAAGAACCCACAATCTGAAGAACATTGACCTGGATATGCCGAGGGACAAGCTGATTGTGATCACCGGCCTCTCCGGTTCCGGCAAATCCTCCCTGGCGTTTGACACACTCTACGCCGAGGGTCAGCGACGATACGTGGAATCCCTCTCCACCTATGCCCGGCAGTTCCTGTCGATGATGGAAAAACCGGACGTGGACCATATCGAGGGCCTGTCGCCAGCGATTTCCATCGAGCAGAAGTCCACCTCCCACAACCCCCGCTCCACCGTCGGCACCATCACCGAGATCTACGATTACCTCCGCCTGCTGTTCGCCCGGGCCGGGGAACCAAGGTGCCCCGACCACGGGCAGCCCTTGGAGGCGCAAACCGTCAGCCAGATGGTTGACCAGGTGGTGGCGATGCCGGAAGACAGCAAACTGATGATCCTGGCGCCGGTTATCCGTGACCGGAAGGGCGAGCACCTTCAGGTGATCGAAACCATGCGCAGCCAGGGATTTATTCGCATGCGGGTTGACGGCACGGTGTACGACATCGACGACGTGCCGGAGCTCGACAAGAAGCGCAAGCACCAGATTGATGTGGTGGTTGACCGGTTCAAGGTCAAGCCCGGCCTTGAACAGCGGCTTGCCGAGAGCTTTGAAACGGCCCTGGGGCTTTCCGACGGTATTGCCCTGGTCGCACCGATGACCGGTGAAGGTGAAGAGCACACCTTCTCGTCCCGCTATGCCTGCACTCAGTGTGGCTACGCACTGAGCGAACTGGAGCCCCGCCTGTTCTCATTCAACAACCCCGCCGGCGCCTGCCCGACCTGTGACGGCCTGGGGGTTAAACAGTTCTTCGATCCGGAAAAGATTGTCCAGCACCCGGAAGCCACCCTCGCCTCAGGAGCCATCAAGGGCTGGGACCGGCGGGCGGTGTATTATTTCCAGATGCTGGGCAGCGTAGCCGAGCATTACGGCATCGACCTTGAAACGCCCTGGGCGGATTTGCCGGAAGATTTCCGCAACGTGCTGCTGTTCGGCTCGGGAAGCGAAGACATTCCCTTCCGGTATGTGAACTCCCGCGGCCACATCATGGAAAAAGCCCATCCTTTTGAGGGCATTCTGCCCAACCTGGAGCGGCGCTACCGGGAAACCGATTCCCAGAGCATGCGGGAAGAGCTGGCGCGCAACCTGAGCACCCAGCCCTGCAAGGTCTGCCAGGGTTCGCGCCTGCGCCGCAGTGCCCGCCATGTGTTTATCGAAGAGCACAACATCTCGGACGTAACCCACTTGCCAGTGGGTGAGGCCCACGACTATTTCGAAACCCTGGCACTGCCCGGGCGCAAGGGCGAAATTGCCGAGAAGATCCTGAAAGAGGTACGCCAGCGCCTGCAGTTCCTGGTAAACGTCGGGCTGGAATACCTCACCCTTGAACGCAGCGCGGATACCCTGTCCGGTGGCGAGGCGCAGCGAATCCGCCTGGCAAGCCAGATCGGCGCGGGGCTGGTTGGCGTCATGTATATTCTGGACGAGCCGTCCATAGGCCTTCACCAGCGGGACAACGACCGACTGCTGGCCACCCTCACCCACCTACGGGATCTGGGCAATACGGTCATCGTTGTCGAACACGATGAAGACGCCATCCGGGCTGCCGATCACGTCATCGATATCGGCCCGGGCGCTGGTATCCATGGTGGCCGGGTGATCGGCCAGGGCACGCCCCAGCAGATCATCGACAACCCGGACTCGCTCACCGGGCAATACCTCAGCGGTACCCGCGAAATTGCCATTCCAAAGGAGCGCAACAGGGGCAACGGCAAAACCCTGGCCCTGTCCGGCGCAACGGGAAACAACCTGCGGGATGTCACCCTCAACCTGCCACTCGGGGTAATGACCTGCATCACCGGTGTCTCCGGCTCGGGCAAGTCCACCCTGATCAACAGCACGCTTTATCCGGTGGCCGCCGCCAAGCTGAACAAGGCGACCAGCCTGAATCATGCCCCCTACCAGACGCTCAAGGGCCTGGATCATCTGGACAAGGTAATCGATATCGACCAAAGCCCGATTGGCCGGACGCCCCGCTCCAATCCGGCTACCTATACCGGCCTGTTCACCCCTATCCGTGAACTGTTCGCCGGCACCCAGGAGGCTCGCTCACGGGGTTACAAACCGGGCCGCTTCTCCTTCAATGTCAAGGGGGGGCGCTGCGAGGCCTGCCAGGGCGACGGCATGATCAAGGTGGAGATGCACTTCCTGCCCGACGTGTACGTACCCTGCGATGTCTGCAAGGGCAAACGCTATAACCGTGAAACTCTGGAGGTTCGGTACAAGGGCAAAAACATCAACGAAGTACTCCAAATGACCGTTGAAGAGGGCCGGGAGTTTTTCGACGCCGTGCCCTTCCTCGCGCGCAAACTCCAGACCCTGATGGATGTTGGCTTGTCCTATATCCGTCTCGGCCAGAGCGCAGTCACCCTTTCCGGGGGCGAGGCTCAGCGAGTCAAGCTCGCCAAGGAGCTTTCCAAGCGGGATACCGGCAAAACCCTGTACATCCTGGATGAGCCCACCACCGGCCTGCACTTCTATGACATCCAGCAACTGCTCAACGTGCTGGAACGCCTGCGCGACCATGGCAACACCATTGTAGTGATCGAACACAACCTGGACGTCATCAAGACTGCGGACTGGATTATCGACCTGGGCCCGGAAGGGGGATCCGGCGGCGGCCAGATTATCGCCGAAGGGACACCGGAGGAGGTGGCAGGCAATCCGGCTTCGCATACCGGCCGGTACCTGAAGCCGATGCTGGCCAAAGCCTGA
- the rpmJ gene encoding 50S ribosomal protein L36, which yields MKVRASVKKICRNCKVIRRNGSVRVICSEPRHKQRQG from the coding sequence ATGAAAGTACGCGCTTCGGTAAAGAAAATTTGCCGTAACTGCAAAGTAATTCGTCGCAATGGCTCAGTACGAGTCATTTGCTCGGAGCCTCGTCACAAGCAACGCCAGGGCTGA
- the rpsK gene encoding 30S ribosomal protein S11, with protein sequence MAKPGTRTRKKVKKTVVDGVAHIHASFNNTIVTISDRQGNVLSWATSGGSGFRGSRKSTPFAAQVAAERAGNAAAEYGLKNLDVEVKGPGPGRESAVRALNACGYKITNITDVTPIPHNGCRPPKKRRV encoded by the coding sequence ATGGCAAAGCCAGGTACACGTACCCGTAAAAAGGTGAAAAAGACGGTTGTTGATGGCGTCGCGCACATTCACGCGTCCTTCAACAACACTATCGTGACCATTTCTGACCGTCAGGGCAACGTCCTGTCCTGGGCTACCTCTGGTGGTTCCGGTTTCCGTGGGTCACGCAAGAGTACACCTTTTGCTGCGCAGGTAGCAGCTGAAAGAGCCGGTAATGCGGCTGCTGAATACGGCCTTAAAAACCTGGACGTAGAGGTTAAGGGTCCTGGGCCCGGACGTGAGTCTGCAGTTCGCGCGCTGAATGCGTGTGGCTACAAGATCACCAACATCACAGATGTGACGCCGATTCCACATAACGGCTGTCGTCCGCCCAAAAAGCGCCGCGTCTAA
- the ssb gene encoding single-stranded DNA-binding protein, with the protein MARGVNKVILIGNLGQDPDTRYTPNGNAVVNLNLATDESYKDRQTGQLVPKTEWHRVVMFGKIAEVAGQYLRKGSKVYIEGKLQTRKWQNKEGQDVYTTEVVVDINGQMQMLDSRGGEGSMNQGAPAGRPQQSDYNQQGGQQNNPPPQQPSGGYSNQPSQGGGMPEPVDDFDDDIPF; encoded by the coding sequence ATGGCACGAGGCGTAAACAAGGTAATTCTCATCGGCAATCTGGGACAGGACCCGGATACCCGCTACACCCCGAACGGCAATGCGGTGGTGAACCTGAATCTTGCAACAGACGAAAGCTACAAGGATCGTCAGACCGGTCAACTGGTGCCGAAAACCGAATGGCACCGGGTGGTAATGTTCGGCAAGATTGCCGAAGTTGCCGGCCAGTACCTGCGCAAGGGGTCAAAAGTCTACATTGAGGGCAAGCTGCAGACCCGCAAATGGCAGAACAAGGAAGGCCAGGACGTCTATACCACCGAGGTTGTGGTGGATATCAACGGCCAGATGCAGATGCTGGACAGCCGGGGCGGTGAAGGCAGCATGAACCAGGGCGCGCCCGCAGGCCGGCCACAGCAATCGGATTACAACCAGCAGGGCGGGCAGCAAAACAATCCGCCACCCCAGCAACCGTCCGGCGGTTACAGCAACCAGCCTTCCCAGGGCGGCGGTATGCCCGAGCCGGTTGATGATTTTGATGATGACATCCCGTTCTGA
- a CDS encoding DNA-directed RNA polymerase subunit alpha gives MQRSVHELLTPRTIDVKESSATRAKVTLEPLERGFGHTLGSALRRILLSSMPGCAVTEAQIDGVLHEYSAIEGVQEDVIEILLNLKGVAVKMHGRDDAELTLSKKGPGVVTAGDIKLDHDVEIANPEHVICHLSENGEVNMRLRVARGRGYEPADQRGLDEDETRAIGRLQLDATFSPVRRVAYAVESARVEQRTDLDKLVIDLETNGTIDPEEAIRRAATILQQQLAVFVDFDHEKEPERVEEEEEIDPILLRPVDDLELTVRSANCLKAENIYYIGDLIQRTEVELLKTPNLGKKSLTEIKDVLASRGLSLGMRLDNWPPASLRGDDRVLGG, from the coding sequence ATGCAGCGTTCAGTACATGAGTTATTGACACCTCGTACCATTGACGTGAAGGAATCAAGCGCCACACGTGCCAAGGTTACGCTTGAGCCTCTGGAAAGGGGCTTTGGCCATACGCTGGGCAGTGCACTGCGCCGGATTCTCTTGTCTTCGATGCCGGGCTGCGCCGTGACTGAAGCGCAGATTGACGGTGTCCTGCACGAGTACAGCGCCATTGAGGGTGTCCAGGAAGACGTGATTGAGATTCTGCTGAATCTCAAGGGCGTCGCTGTAAAAATGCACGGTCGGGACGACGCCGAGCTTACGCTCAGCAAGAAAGGCCCGGGCGTTGTGACAGCCGGTGATATCAAGCTGGATCATGACGTTGAGATTGCCAATCCGGAGCACGTGATCTGTCACCTTAGCGAGAATGGTGAAGTGAACATGCGCCTCCGTGTTGCCCGCGGTCGTGGCTATGAGCCGGCGGACCAGCGTGGTCTGGACGAGGACGAAACTCGCGCCATCGGACGCCTGCAGCTGGATGCAACCTTCAGCCCGGTTCGTCGTGTGGCTTACGCCGTGGAAAGTGCGCGGGTAGAGCAGCGGACCGATCTGGACAAGCTGGTGATTGATCTGGAGACCAATGGCACCATCGACCCGGAAGAAGCCATTCGCCGGGCGGCTACCATCCTCCAGCAACAACTGGCGGTGTTCGTCGATTTCGATCATGAAAAAGAGCCTGAGCGCGTTGAGGAAGAGGAAGAAATCGATCCGATTCTGCTGCGCCCGGTTGATGACCTGGAATTGACAGTGCGTTCAGCTAACTGCTTGAAGGCTGAGAACATTTACTACATCGGCGATCTTATCCAGCGCACAGAAGTTGAGCTGTTGAAGACGCCTAACCTTGGTAAAAAGTCGCTGACCGAGATCAAGGACGTTCTGGCGTCCCGTGGTCTGTCTCTGGGTATGCGTCTTGATAACTGGCCACCGGCAAGCCTTCGCGGCGACGACCGGGTTCTGGGCGGTTAA
- a CDS encoding PilN domain-containing protein, which translates to MIQQVNLYTQELRPNRERLQAGTSLVILGIGIAIVAAVAGMFGYQNAGVATQVAKLDQQNTRLEQSVAELSEAVRARQPDSSVEEALARVTETLVRRQRLLEKVESLVLSGGQSFSPQMAALARQIPDNVWLTGVTLESEPAHLTIEGRTRLAALVPLYLENLGEEAAFAGKTFDAFRLSRPEVGRWIDFRVSTRQAEESR; encoded by the coding sequence ATGATTCAGCAGGTCAATCTCTACACCCAGGAATTGAGGCCGAACCGGGAACGGCTTCAGGCCGGAACTTCGCTGGTCATTCTGGGCATTGGTATCGCCATTGTGGCCGCCGTAGCGGGTATGTTTGGCTACCAGAATGCCGGCGTGGCAACTCAGGTCGCAAAGCTCGATCAGCAAAACACCCGCCTCGAACAGAGTGTGGCTGAGCTCTCGGAAGCCGTTCGTGCCCGGCAACCGGATTCCTCGGTGGAAGAGGCTCTGGCCCGCGTTACCGAGACCCTGGTCCGCCGTCAGCGCCTGCTTGAGAAGGTGGAAAGCCTTGTGCTGTCCGGCGGCCAAAGTTTCTCGCCCCAGATGGCAGCACTTGCCCGGCAGATTCCTGACAATGTCTGGTTGACTGGAGTGACCCTGGAATCAGAACCTGCTCACCTGACCATCGAGGGGCGCACCCGCTTGGCGGCACTGGTCCCTCTGTACCTGGAGAATCTTGGTGAGGAGGCTGCCTTTGCCGGAAAAACCTTTGACGCTTTCCGCCTGTCCCGCCCCGAAGTAGGCCGCTGGATTGATTTTCGCGTGTCCACCAGGCAGGCGGAGGAGAGCAGGTGA
- a CDS encoding MFS transporter, with product MNALEKRSVSALASVYAMRMLGLFMVMPVFMLLGKELDGATPALLGFAIGAYGLSQALLQIPYGMLSDRFGRKPMLYIGLALFAGGSLLAGAADSIYVVIAGRILQGAGAIASVLMALLSDLTREQERTKAMATVGITIGLSFSISLVFGPLLGAAWGLSGIFYVTAGLAVLALVVVNRIVPTPHQHKTSADTHPAKEMLGRVISDGRLLRLDFGIFALHLALTSLFLVFPSMLQEKFGLPARSHWWFYLSVVVTSFFAMVPFIIIGEKKRKMKPVLCGAITLLTLAVAGFTGVPGSLVAAWIVLFFFFMAFNLLEASLPSLISKEAPAASKGTAMGVYSTSQFLGAFLGGALGGMLLQRLGTDGVLWFMTGVLALWLLVALTMPAPGYTTSFVVQLKEVINGQYDDIDGHLRRLPGVQDVVIVEDAATAYLKVDRQQFDEALLADFSFVRQASNS from the coding sequence ATGAATGCGCTGGAAAAACGCTCGGTATCAGCCCTGGCTTCTGTCTACGCGATGCGTATGCTCGGGCTGTTCATGGTGATGCCGGTGTTCATGCTGCTTGGCAAAGAGCTTGACGGTGCAACGCCTGCCCTGCTCGGGTTTGCCATTGGAGCTTATGGCCTCAGTCAGGCCCTGCTGCAGATTCCCTATGGCATGCTCTCAGACCGGTTCGGGCGAAAGCCCATGCTCTACATCGGGCTCGCGCTGTTTGCCGGCGGTAGCCTTCTTGCCGGTGCCGCAGACTCCATATACGTTGTGATCGCCGGTCGGATTCTTCAGGGGGCGGGTGCCATTGCCAGTGTGCTTATGGCCTTGCTGAGCGACCTGACCCGGGAACAAGAGCGGACCAAGGCCATGGCCACGGTGGGCATCACAATTGGTTTGTCGTTCTCGATCTCGCTGGTTTTCGGGCCCCTGCTTGGCGCCGCGTGGGGGCTCTCGGGGATTTTCTATGTCACTGCGGGCCTGGCGGTTCTGGCGCTGGTTGTTGTCAATCGGATTGTGCCCACGCCCCATCAACACAAGACCAGCGCCGATACCCACCCTGCGAAAGAAATGCTCGGGCGAGTGATCTCGGACGGCCGGTTGCTGAGGCTCGATTTCGGCATCTTTGCACTGCACCTGGCATTGACATCCCTTTTTCTGGTTTTTCCCTCCATGCTGCAGGAAAAATTCGGGCTTCCCGCCCGCTCCCACTGGTGGTTTTACCTGAGCGTGGTGGTGACGTCTTTCTTTGCCATGGTGCCGTTCATCATCATCGGCGAGAAAAAGCGCAAGATGAAGCCGGTTCTGTGCGGAGCGATCACGCTGCTGACTCTCGCCGTCGCCGGGTTTACCGGCGTACCCGGCAGCCTGGTGGCCGCCTGGATCGTGCTGTTTTTCTTCTTCATGGCGTTCAACCTGCTGGAGGCCAGTTTGCCATCGCTGATCAGCAAGGAGGCGCCGGCGGCCAGCAAGGGTACGGCAATGGGGGTCTATTCCACTTCCCAGTTCCTCGGGGCGTTTCTGGGTGGGGCGCTGGGCGGGATGCTGCTGCAGCGTCTCGGTACCGACGGTGTGCTCTGGTTTATGACCGGGGTGCTCGCCCTGTGGCTGCTGGTTGCGCTGACCATGCCGGCCCCCGGCTATACCACCAGTTTCGTGGTACAGTTGAAGGAAGTAATAAATGGCCAGTACGACGATATCGATGGCCACCTCCGACGCCTGCCGGGTGTGCAGGACGTCGTCATTGTTGAAGACGCGGCTACCGCCTATCTTAAGGTGGATCGGCAGCAATTTGATGAAGCGTTACTTGCGGACTTTTCGTTTGTCCGGCAGGCTAGCAATTCTTGA
- the rpsM gene encoding 30S ribosomal protein S13, whose protein sequence is MARIAGVNIPDHKHAVISLTYIFGVGKTTAQKLCDATGVKPDVKVKDLSDEQLEALRTEVGKVSVEGDLRREVQMNIKRLKDLGCHRGLRHRHGLPVRGQRTKTNARTRKGPRKPIRK, encoded by the coding sequence ATGGCACGTATAGCCGGTGTCAATATACCCGATCACAAACATGCTGTTATCTCGCTGACCTACATCTTTGGTGTTGGCAAGACAACAGCCCAGAAGCTTTGCGACGCAACCGGTGTCAAGCCGGACGTCAAGGTCAAGGACCTGAGCGACGAACAGCTTGAAGCACTTCGTACTGAAGTGGGCAAGGTGTCTGTCGAAGGCGATCTGCGTCGTGAAGTACAGATGAACATCAAGCGTTTGAAGGATCTCGGATGTCACCGTGGTCTGCGTCACCGTCATGGGCTTCCCGTCCGTGGCCAGCGCACCAAGACCAACGCACGCACCCGTAAAGGTCCACGCAAACCTATTCGTAAGTAA
- the gspM gene encoding type II secretion system protein GspM: MAGSPGNSFARAADWYNQRPIRERGLILLTALVLSIFVGWDLVVAPLQQEQQSLESRMQTLVVSRDNLMAQQQALNEQLTTDPSRVLREQLNARQQRLDRLNQQIAETTGKLVAPRAMVALLRNMLAAQDSLVLQGMELKTPTPVFAPETGSALPQGKQEPQEAPEPLLYAHDVEMRIAGGYLEVLNYLEKLEALDQRLGWMMLEYRAGDWPSGEAVIRVRTLSLDQAWLGV, encoded by the coding sequence ATGGCGGGATCTCCGGGAAATTCTTTTGCACGTGCAGCCGACTGGTACAACCAGCGCCCGATTCGGGAGCGTGGGCTGATTCTGCTGACCGCCCTGGTGCTTTCTATCTTCGTGGGGTGGGATTTGGTGGTTGCGCCTTTGCAACAGGAACAGCAGAGCCTGGAAAGCCGGATGCAAACCCTGGTTGTCAGTCGGGATAATCTCATGGCGCAGCAACAGGCGCTCAATGAGCAATTGACGACAGATCCCTCCCGGGTATTGCGGGAGCAACTGAACGCCCGGCAGCAGCGGCTGGACAGACTGAACCAGCAGATAGCCGAGACCACCGGAAAACTGGTTGCGCCGAGAGCAATGGTGGCGCTGTTGCGAAACATGCTGGCAGCCCAGGACTCACTGGTGCTGCAGGGTATGGAGCTGAAAACGCCGACGCCGGTATTCGCCCCGGAGACCGGTTCAGCGTTGCCGCAAGGGAAACAGGAGCCGCAGGAAGCGCCAGAGCCCCTGCTTTACGCCCATGATGTGGAAATGCGCATCGCCGGCGGCTATCTCGAGGTTCTGAACTACCTTGAGAAGCTGGAGGCGCTGGACCAGCGCCTTGGCTGGATGATGCTGGAATACCGTGCCGGCGACTGGCCGTCCGGTGAGGCCGTTATTCGGGTCCGAACGCTGAGCCTGGATCAGGCCTGGCTGGGGGTGTGA